One genomic window of Channa argus isolate prfri chromosome 5, Channa argus male v1.0, whole genome shotgun sequence includes the following:
- the mcm2 gene encoding DNA replication licensing factor MCM2 produces the protein MADSSESFHMPTSPSRASRRGELTSSPGRDLPPFEDESEGLLGDGPLPGEEEEEDADGEDLIGDGMERDYRPIPALDQYEAEGLDLDEEDLSELSPGARAAAEEAMRRRDREQGVSGRLRRGLLYDSEDEDDERPAARRRRLAERAAEGVADGEDDEMIESIENLEDMKGHTVREWVSMAAPRLEIYNRFKNFLRTHVDENGHNVFKEKVSDMCKENKESLVVNYEDLAAREHVLAYFLPEAPAEMLKIFDEAAKEVVLAMYPKYDRIAHEIHVRICNLPLVEEIRSLRQLHLNQLIRTSGVVSSCTGVLPQLSMVKYNCNKCNFVLGPFFQSQNQEVKPGSCPECQSQGPFEINMEETVYQNYQRITIQESPGKVAAGRLPRSKDAILLADLVDSCKPGDEIELTGIYHNNYDGSLNMANGFPVFATVILANHITRRDEGVAVAELTDEDVKAIVALSKDERIGERIFASMAPSIYGHEDIKRALALSLFGGEPKNPGGKHKVRGDINVLLCGDPGTAKSQFLKYVEKVASRAVFTTGQGASAVGLTAYVQRHPVSREWTLEAGALVLADRGVCLIDEFDKMNDADRTSIHEAMEQQSISISKAGIVTSLQARCTVIAASNPIGGRYDPSLTFAENVDLTEPIVSRFDVLCVVRDAIDPVQDEMLARFVVGSHIKHHPSTKEGGAVLEEMVLPNSTDVPPIPQELLRKYIIYAKERVHPKLNQMDQDKVARIYSDLRKESMATGSIPITVRHIESMIRMAEAHAKMHLRDYVLEDDVNMAIRVMLESFIDTQKFSVMRSMRKTFARYLAFRRDNNELLLFILKQLVAEQVSYQRNRYGAQNDTIEIPEKDLQDKARQINIHNLSAFYDSDLFSSNKFSHDGKKKLILQQF, from the exons ATGGCG GATTCCTCTGAGTCGTTCCACATGCCCACCAGCCCCAGTCGAGCCTCCAGGAGAGGAGAACTGACCTCCAGCCCTGGTCGAGACCTGCCTCCCTTTGAGGATGAGTCGGAGGGGCTGCTGGGGGATGGACCCCTGcctggagaggaggaggaggaagatgctGATGGGGAGGACCTGATTGGCGATGGGATGGAGAG GGACTACCGTCCCATCCCAGCCCTGGATCAGTACGAGGCAGAGGGTTTGGACCTGGATGAGGAGGATCTGTCAGAGCTGTCACCTGGGGCCCGAGCTGCTGCTGAGGAGGCCATGAGGAGGAGGGACAGGGAGCAAGGAGTCAGTGGGCGGCTGAGAAGAGGACTGCTCTATG acagtgaggatgaggatgacGAGCGTCCGGCAGCTCGGCGAAGGCGTTTGGCTGAGCGGGCAGCAGAAGGCGTTGCAGATGGAGAGGATGACGAAATGATTGAGAGCATTGAAAATCTGGAGGacatgaag GGCCATACTGTGAGGGAGTGGGTGTCCATGGCTGCTCCAAGGCTGGAAATCTACAACCGCTTTAAGAATTTCTTGCGGACACATGTGGATGAAAACGGCCACAACGTCTTCAAGGAGAAAGTCAGCGACATGTGCAAAG AGAATAAAGAGAGTCTGGTTGTAAACTACGAAGACCTCGCAGCCAGGGAGCATGTTTTGGCCTATTTCCTGCCAGAGGCTCCAGCTGAAATGTTGAAG ATTTTTGATGAAGCAGCCAAAGAGGTGGTGCTCGCCATGTACCCGAAATATGACCGCATCGCCCATGAGATTCACGTCCGCATCTGCAACCTGCCTCTGGTCGAGGAGATCCGCTCACTGAG GCAGCTCCACCTGAACCAGCTGATCCGGACCAGCGGTGTCGTGAGCAGCTGCACTGGTGTCCTCCCTCAGCTCAGCATGGTCAAGTACAACTGTAACAAGTGTAACTTTGTGCTGGGACCCTTCTTCCAGTCCCAGAACCAGGAGGTGAAGCCGGGCTCATGTCCCGAGTGTCAGTCTCAGGGCCCCTTCGAGATCAACATGGAAGAG ACCGTGTACCAGAACTACCAGAGAATCACCATCCAGGAAAGCCCTGGTAAAGTAGCAGCCGGACGCCTCCCGCGCTCTAAAGATGCCATCTTGCTTGCCGACCTGGTGGACAGCTGCAAGCCCGGAGATGAGATT GAGCTGACTGGCATCTACCACAACAACTATGATGGTTCTCTAAACATGGCGAACGGCTTCCCGGTGTTCGCCACAGTGATCCTGGCGAACCACATCACCCGCAGAGACGAAGGCGTCGCCGTGGCCGAGCTCACGGACGAAGATGTCAAGGCCATTGTGGCTCTGTCGAAGGATGAGCGCATTGGAGAGAGG ATCTTTGCCAGCATGGCTCCGTCCATCTACGGACACGAGGACATCAAGCGAGCTCTGGCCCTGTCGCTGTTTGGAGGAGAGCCCAAAAACCCAG GTGGTAAACACAAGGTGCGTGGTGACATCaatgtgctgctgtgtggaGACCCAGGAACTGCAAAGTCCCAGTTCCTCAA ATATGTGGAGAAGGTAGCGAGTCGTGCAGTGTTTACCACGGGTCAGGGAGCGTCCGCCGTTGGTTTGACCGCCTACGTTCAAAGACACCCAGTCAGCCGAGAGTGGACGCTGGAGGCCGGAGCGCTGGTGCTTGCTGACCGCGGAGTTTGTCTGATTGACGAGTTTGATAAG ATGAACGATGCAGACAGGACGAGTATCCACGAAGCCATGGAGCAGCAGAGCATCTCCATCTCCAAAGCTGGCATTGTCACCTCGCTGCAGGCCCGGTGCACAGTCATCGCTGCCTCTAACCCTATTG GTGGCAGGTACGACCCCTCCCTGACCTTTGCAGAGAACGTGGACCTGACTGAGCCAATTGTGTCTCGTTTTGACGTGCTGTGTGTCGTACGTGACGCCATCGACCCTGTGCAG GACGAGATGTTGGCTCGTTTTGTGGTCGGCTCCCACATCAAGCACCACCCGAGCACAAAGGAGGGCGGTGCAGTCTTGGAGGAGATGGTTCTGCCCAACTCCACCGATGTGCCACCAATTCCCCAGGAGCTGCTGAGGAAGTACATCATCTATGCCAAAGAGCGG GTTCATCCCAAGCTGAACCAAATGGACCAGGACAAAGTGGCTCGCATCTACAGTGACCTCCGCAAAGAGTCGATG GCGACGGGCAGCATCCCCATCACAGTCCGACACATCGAATCCATGATCCGAATGGCAGAGGCACATGCGAAGATGCACCTGAGGGACTACGTGCTGGAGGATGACGTCAACATGGCCATCAGGGTCATGCTGGAGAGTTTCATCGACACACAGAAGTTTAGTGTCATGAGGAGCATGAGGAAG aCATTTGCCCGTTACCTGGCCTTCCGCAGGGACAACAATGAGCTGTTACTCTTCATCCTCAAACAGTTGGTGGCTGAGCAGGTCAGCTACCAGAGGAACAGATATGGAGCCCAGAACGACACCATCGAGATACCGGAAAAAGACCTGCAGGATAAG GCGAGACAGATCAACATCCACAACCTGTCGGCCTTCTACGACAGCGACCTTTTCAGCTCCAACAAATTCAGCCACGATGGGAAGAAGAAACTGATCCTGCAGCAGTTCTAA
- the pigu gene encoding phosphatidylinositol glycan anchor biosynthesis class U protein, which translates to MAAPLTVLLIVAVTIRAALFRSSLAELIAERVEVVSPITAWKRVVEGLALLDLGVSPYSGDVFHETPLIIYAFHFLVDYAEITFMLADVITAVALYMTVKDYNKQVFRKQKFALEADRYPHDCLELIRSPRKMYYIPLKVAMFYLLNPFTILSCVAKSTCGLNNSVIALFILSTIKGNVLLSAIFLSLATYQSIYPLTLCAPAVLYLMQHQYIPVNFRRVSFWWFIVQYAFMYLGSLFVIISLSFFLLGSWDYLPSVYGFILSVPDLTPNIGLFWYFFAEMFEHFRLFFLCVFQINVFFYTIPLSIKLKEHPVFLIFMQLAVISIFKSYPTVGDIALYMAFLPVWNHLHRFLRNIFLVSCILLACSALFPVLWHLWIYAGSANSNFYYAITLLFNVAQILLVSDYFYAFLRREHHLTYGLYLKRKDGSEATLILK; encoded by the exons ATGGCGGCTCCTTTGACTGTACTTTTGATTGTAGCTGTTACAATCCGCGCTGCTCTTTTCAGATCCAGTTTGGCGGAGCTGATTGCAGAGAGGGTTGAGGTGGTGTCTCCGATAACCGCCTGGAAAAGAG TGGTTGAAGGTTTGGCTCTGCTTGATTTGGGAGTGTCACCATACTCCGGAGATGTTTTCCACGAG aCTCCTCTCATCATTTACGCCTTTCACTTTTTGGTGGACTATGCAGAGATAACATTTATG TTGGCAGATGTGATCACAGCTGTGGCTCTATACATGACAGTGAAGGACTACAACAAACAAGTG TTCAGAAAGCAGAAATTTGCTTTGGAGGCCGACCGCTACCCCCATGACTGTCTGGAGCTCATCAGAAGCCCCAGAAAAATGTACTACATCCCTCTGAAAGTAGCCATGTT TTACTTGTTGAACCCGTTCACCATCCTGTCCTGCGTCGCCAAGTCCACCTGTGGTCTAAACAACTCAGTCATCGCGCTCTTCATCCTCTCTACCATCAAGG GAAATGTCTTGCTCAGTGCCATATTTCTGTCTTTGGCCACGTATCAGTCCATCTATCCTCTTACTTTATGTGCCCCGGCTGTGCTGTATTTGATGCAG CATCAGTACATCCCGGTGAACTTCCGACGGGTCAGTTTCTGGTGGTTCATTGTGCAGTATGCCTTCATGTACCTGGGCAGCCTCTTCGTCatcatctctctctcctttttcctgCTCGGCTCCTGGGACTACCTGCCCTCTGTCTATGGATTCAT TCTCTCAGTACCAGACCTGACCCCGAACATCGGCCTCTTCTGGTATTTCTTTGCTGAGATGTTTGAACATTTCcgcctcttcttcctctgcgTTTTCCAGATCAATGTTTTCTTCTACACCATCCCTCTGTCCATTAAACTCAA GGAGCATCCAGTGTTTCTGATCTTCATGCAGTTAGCCGTGATCTCTATCTTTAAGTCGTACCCCACTGTGGGAGACATTGCTCTCTACATGGCCTTCCTCCCCGTCTGGAATCACCTGCACAGAT TCTTGAGGAACATTTTCCTGGTGTCCTGTATCCTGTTAGCCTGCTCAGCTCTGTTTCCAGTTCTTTGGCATCTCTGGATCTACGCCGGCAGTGCCAACTCTAACTTCTACTACGCCATCACTCTGCTGTTCAACGTAGCCCAG ATCCTGCTGGTGTCTGATTATTTCTATGCCTTCTTGAGGAGAGAGCACCACCTCACCTATGGACTGTATCTGAAGAGGAAAGATGGCTCCGAGGCTACACTAAtccttaaataa